The Paenibacillus spongiae nucleotide sequence CCTAATAGAAAGAACTGAACGAGACAACATTAGATATGATATACACGTTGATAATAAGCATATAAAAGCGTTGGATGGAAGCTTTATCAATTTTGAGCAATTACATAGCTACATCAAAGAGTTGAACGGATTATGTAACATCGAGGAGATTGGATTTGATCGATGGGGAGCAATCGGTATTATCTCTGCGTTAGAAAAGGAATTTACTGTAGTAACAATGGGGCAAGGTGGTAAGACGATGGCTCCAGCTATTAATGATTTCGAAAATCTTCTCATGGAAAAACGTTTGATCATTGCTAATAATCCTGTCTTGACTTGGATGGCTGGAAATGTCATAGCAACCGATGTAAACGGTATGAAATACGACAAGCGAAAAAGTAAATATAAAATCGACGGAATTATTGCAATGCTGATGGGATTAAGCCGCGCGGTAGCAAATACCAATGAGGTAAAAATTGATTTGAATCAATATATAACAGATGAATCCTTAGAATCGATGGGGTGGTGAATAACAAGTTGAATAGGTTTAAGCAAATCCTCAAGGAACACTTGGAGGATATTTTTATTTTATCGGGACTTTCACTAATTGTATTTGCTACATTCCTGCTTAATGGAATCGCAGGGATCTATGCAACAGGGATTGTCTTATTTGGTTTGGGCGTATTCTTTGCTTACAGAGGGAGGTGAACATAGTTGAGTATATTCGGACGAAGAGAGCAACGAGATATAAATGGCTATAGTAATGAAGAATTCATGCGGCTTCTTGGGATCAATGTAGGTAGTGTTGATAAAGATAAACTATCGGAAATTACATATTTTACCTGCCTCCGCCTGCTCTCAGAATCAATCGCCAAATTGCCCTTGAAACTCTATCGTGAAGAAGCGGGTAAAGGGATTGTTAAAGCGACAGATCATTATCTATATCAAAAAATGAAGACTAGACCTTCTCCATTCCTATCCAGTTTTAACTTTTGGTCTTCTATTGAACTGAATCGCAATCACTTTGGGAATGCATATGCCTATATTGAGATGAATCGAGGCAAAGTTAAATGGCTCCACATTTTACCTAGTGATCGAGTCAAGATTTGGCTGGACAATATTGGACTAATCAGCAACGAAAATGCGTTATGGTACATATTTACCGACCAACAAAACAAAGAACATAAGATACACCATCAACAAATCCTACATTTTAAAACTAGTATGAGTCTGGATGGGATTACAGGATTATCTGTTCAAGATTGTTTGAAAATTAGTGTTGAGAATGCTCAAGCAGGTCAGAAATTTGTGAACAATTACTTCAAAAATGGCTTATTCGCCAAAGGTTTGCTCCAGTATACAGGCGAAATTGAGGACAGTAAACGTAAAGTCATGCAGCAGAAATTTGAGTCAATGTCAAATGGTATTCAAGCGGCAGGTAGAATACTTCCCGTTCCACTTGGTTTTTCATTCAGCACAATCAATACAGATATGGTATCAAGCCAATTTCTTGAGTTGTCGAAATTCACATCTTTACAGATTGCCGCGTCGATGGGGATTAAGCCCAATCAAATTAATAACATGGAACGTTCTACACACTCGAACATTGAATTTGAAGGATTATCTTTCTATATCGATACTCTGCTTAGTAATCTTACACAGTATGAACAGGAAGTTAATTTTAAGCTGCTAGGTGAGAAGGAACGAGAGCGAGGACACTTTTGGAAGTGGAATGTAGACGCAATTCTGCGTGCTGACTTCAAAACTCGTATGGACGGTTATGCTGTTGCAATTAACAATGGTTTTATGAAGCCAAATGAGGCGCGTCAAAAAGAAGATTGGCCTGAAGAGGAAGATGGGAACAAGTTGATTGTCAATGGAAATTACATACCTCTCTCAATGGTTGGACAACAGTATGTGGAGGGAGGTGAGTAATACTAATGAAATGGTTAAACGTAAAGAATGCGGTAGATAAAGCTGAACTTTACATATACGGTGACATCGTTGGTTCGGAATGGGATAAATGGACTGATACAGATACCGCTCCAGAGGATGTTTTAACTCTATTATCTGAGATTGGCGAGAATAAACCACTTGATATCTATATAAATAGTGGCGGTGGAAGTGTCTTCGCTGGACTAGCGATTTATAACATATTGAAGCGGCATCCAGGATATAAGATTGCATATATCGATGGCTTAGCGGCAAGTATTAGTTCAGTCATCCCGTTTGCAGCAAACAAGATAATTATCCCTTCGAATTCGTTCATGATGATACATAAACCGTGGAATTGGATGGCTGGAAATGCGAATGATTATCGTAAAATGGCAGACGATCTAGACCGTATTGAACAGGGAATCCTTAATGTGTATCAAGAGAATCTGGTTGATGGTGTTGACATTGAAACAATTCGCGGAATGGTCAATGCAGAGACCTGGATCAATGGTAATGAAGTAGCGAATTATTTTAGAGTTGAAGTCGTTGGAGCAAACAATATTGCAGCAAGCATTACGGATCGAGTAAAAGCCTATACAAATGTACCGCAGGAACTACTTAATCAGTCCCATGTGAGTAAACGACAAGATGAAGAACAAATTGAATTAATGAAAATGCAATTAGAGTTGCTATAAATGTAGCGGCTCTTTTTTAATGCCTAAATATAACTGGAGGTTAATTGATATGAAACGTATTGACGAATTGAAACAACAACTAGAAGAGTTTAAAGCTGAAGCACAGGTACTTCTGAACGAGAACAAGGTTTCTGATGCTAAAACGAAAATGGAAGAGATCAAGAATCTAAAAGAGTCTATTCTCATCCAAGAGCAATTGGACGCTGAAGCACTTGAGCAAGTACAAAATAAAATGAATAATCAAAAGGAGAATAAACAAGTGGAGAATAACACGAAACAAACTGCAAATGCACTTCGCGCAATGATTAAGGCTGGTATGGGTAAAAGCCTGACTGAAGCGGAAAATGCCCTTCTTGTCCCTTCAACAGGTGATGGTGCAAATGGTGAAGGCTTCCTTCTACCTAAAGATATTCGAACTTTGATCGTTGAAAAAATCAGACAATATAAATCATTTCGTGATGTATTGGGTTATATTCCAACGACTGCACTCACTGGTTCTTTCCCAGTTGAAGACTTCGAAACTCTATCTGAGCTTGTTGACTTTACGGATGGCACAGATGGAACTGAACCAACTGATATTAAGTTTAAAAATGTTGCATATGCACTCAAGCAAAAAGGAGCGATTATTAAACTTTCAAACACTCTGCTCCAAATGACAGACAATAACTTGATTGCTTACATTGTTAAAGTATTTGCAAAGAAAGCCGTTATTACTGAGAACAAAATGGCTATTGCTGCACTTCAAGCTGGTAAAACCGTTAAAGCTTTGGCTGATTGGACTGTTCTTAAGAAGTCGATTAACGTGGACTTGGATGAAGGTGTTAAATATGGTTGCGTCATTGTTACCAATCAGGATGGCTATGACAAACTCGACTCCATTGTTGCAGACGGTCGTCCGCTTTTGCAACCAGACGTTACATCTCCTAACCGTAAGATGTTTATGGGTTATCCTGTACATGTATTCTCAAACGCTTTGCTTCCCACAACAGGCACTACTACCAAGAAAGCACCTATTTTCTATGGTAACTTGGCCGAAGCAGTTTCTTTCGTTGATAATGGTGCCTATGCATTCGCTACTTCTGAACACGCCGCCTTCGCATCGAACATGACCGTAGCACGGGTAATCGAATATGTAGATGTTGCTAAGGTTGATGCATCTGACAAAATTTATATTGCTGGAGAAATCACCATCTCCTAATAGGAGTGATACATATGCTAGCATCACTTGGAACAGCAAAGCAATTCATGAACCTTCCGCAAGATGACTTCAGCCAAGATGATAATCTCGTCTTGGCTCTTCTTGCTTCTTCACAAGCGATTGAGAATTATTGCAACCGGACATTTAACAAACAGTCGTATACAGATATCTTAAGCGCGGCAGGCAATTACCTATCAATTAAAAACTTTCCCGTTGTAAGAGTGAATTCAGTTGTTTCAGTTAATGGGGATGAGATAACTGATTATATTTTGTTACCAGATGGCATCCTATACCGCCAAAACGGTTGGAACATAAGAGATTACAATTACACTGTCACCTATGAAGCGGGTTATGTATTGCCAGATGAGGCAACGACAGAACAACCTCAAACATTACCTAAACCGCTTGAATTAGCTTGTATTTTCTTGGCTCAGATGATCTTCAAAGGACAAATTGGCTTAAAAGAGAAACGAATCGCAGACATTACATACAAATATGCCGATGTTTCTGACAATCAATTGCCATCAACCGTTGTTAGTCTAATTCAACCTTATAAAGTGTGGTGGCGATGATGTATGATTACGACTTGTTCAACCAGAGATGTGTAATCAAGCGCCTAGAGGTTATAAAGGATCAATATAACAGACCAAAAGGCGAGAAATGGAACCCCGTAAATATATATCCATGTCGCTTGGCTAAAGCATCGAATTCCTTCACTCAACAACAACCAGCAGCAGAATCTAATGAGAATTATACGCTATATCTGTTGTCAAACGCCGATGTAAAGGGCGGAGACAT carries:
- a CDS encoding DUF3599 family protein, which produces MYDYDLFNQRCVIKRLEVIKDQYNRPKGEKWNPVNIYPCRLAKASNSFTQQQPAAESNENYTLYLLSNADVKGGDMAEVIGVGKFRLARPYKPDNHHYQVPAVWDDEL
- a CDS encoding head maturation protease, ClpP-related encodes the protein MKWLNVKNAVDKAELYIYGDIVGSEWDKWTDTDTAPEDVLTLLSEIGENKPLDIYINSGGGSVFAGLAIYNILKRHPGYKIAYIDGLAASISSVIPFAANKIIIPSNSFMMIHKPWNWMAGNANDYRKMADDLDRIEQGILNVYQENLVDGVDIETIRGMVNAETWINGNEVANYFRVEVVGANNIAASITDRVKAYTNVPQELLNQSHVSKRQDEEQIELMKMQLELL
- a CDS encoding phage portal protein, encoding MSIFGRREQRDINGYSNEEFMRLLGINVGSVDKDKLSEITYFTCLRLLSESIAKLPLKLYREEAGKGIVKATDHYLYQKMKTRPSPFLSSFNFWSSIELNRNHFGNAYAYIEMNRGKVKWLHILPSDRVKIWLDNIGLISNENALWYIFTDQQNKEHKIHHQQILHFKTSMSLDGITGLSVQDCLKISVENAQAGQKFVNNYFKNGLFAKGLLQYTGEIEDSKRKVMQQKFESMSNGIQAAGRILPVPLGFSFSTINTDMVSSQFLELSKFTSLQIAASMGIKPNQINNMERSTHSNIEFEGLSFYIDTLLSNLTQYEQEVNFKLLGEKERERGHFWKWNVDAILRADFKTRMDGYAVAINNGFMKPNEARQKEDWPEEEDGNKLIVNGNYIPLSMVGQQYVEGGE
- a CDS encoding phage gp6-like head-tail connector protein, translating into MLASLGTAKQFMNLPQDDFSQDDNLVLALLASSQAIENYCNRTFNKQSYTDILSAAGNYLSIKNFPVVRVNSVVSVNGDEITDYILLPDGILYRQNGWNIRDYNYTVTYEAGYVLPDEATTEQPQTLPKPLELACIFLAQMIFKGQIGLKEKRIADITYKYADVSDNQLPSTVVSLIQPYKVWWR
- a CDS encoding phage major capsid protein, which translates into the protein MKRIDELKQQLEEFKAEAQVLLNENKVSDAKTKMEEIKNLKESILIQEQLDAEALEQVQNKMNNQKENKQVENNTKQTANALRAMIKAGMGKSLTEAENALLVPSTGDGANGEGFLLPKDIRTLIVEKIRQYKSFRDVLGYIPTTALTGSFPVEDFETLSELVDFTDGTDGTEPTDIKFKNVAYALKQKGAIIKLSNTLLQMTDNNLIAYIVKVFAKKAVITENKMAIAALQAGKTVKALADWTVLKKSINVDLDEGVKYGCVIVTNQDGYDKLDSIVADGRPLLQPDVTSPNRKMFMGYPVHVFSNALLPTTGTTTKKAPIFYGNLAEAVSFVDNGAYAFATSEHAAFASNMTVARVIEYVDVAKVDASDKIYIAGEITIS